The Glycine soja cultivar W05 chromosome 6, ASM419377v2, whole genome shotgun sequence genome has a window encoding:
- the LOC114416175 gene encoding F-box protein At5g50450-like yields MRRPWKHSKNKHDLFECLPDDLVVLILSKLSATASSPSDFINIILTCKRLNRSGLHRLVLSKAGPKVFAIKPKNWSEYAHSFLKHCVNAGNVDACYTLGMIRFYCLKNRGSGLSLMAKAAMKLHAPALYSLAVIQFNGSGGSKRDKDLRAGVALSARASLLGHIDALRELGHCLQDGYGVRQNVTEGRRLLVQANVRELAYVLRAVAPPSRCCDESSSLLTWGALRCQRKNNNAVSSLACPLLSDYGYSVAPPEVQPANWFLREWFESGKGKLEEGLRLCAHIGCGRPETRPHEFRRCSVCGKVNYCSRGCQALDWKLRHKIECSPVEMYGDGGVDVENEFVVPNDAV; encoded by the exons ATGAGAAGGCCATGGAAGCATTCTAAGAACAAACATGATCTCTTTGAATGTCTTCCGGACGATCTCGTTGTTCTTATTCTTTCCAAGCTCAGCGCCACCGCTTCATCTCCTTCCGATTTCATCAACATCATCTTAAC ATGCAAGAGGCTAAACCGCTCAGGCCTGCACCGTCTTGTGTTGTCTAAAGCTGGGCCCAAAGTATTCGCCATAAAGCCGAAAAATTGGTCAGAATATGCTCACTCTTTTCTCAAACACTGCGTCAATGCCGGTAACGTGGATGCCTGTTACACTCTCGGAATG ATCCGATTTTACTGTTTGAAAAACCGAGGGAGCGGGCTCTCGTTAATGGCGAAGGCGGCTATGAAGCTGCACGCGCCGGCGCTGTACTCGCTGGCAGTGATTCAGTTCAACGGCAGCGGCGGTTCAAAGCGCGATAAAGATCTACGCGCTGGCGTGGCCTTGTCGGCGCGTGCATCTTTGCTCGGCCACATCGACGCGCTTCGGGAGTTAGGCCATTGCCTTCAAGACGGATACGGCGTGCGGCAGAACGTCACCGAGGGGAGAAGGCTCCTCGTGCAGGCCAACGTGCGCGAGCTCGCGTATGTCCTACGCGCCGTGGCGCCTCCTTCGCGCTGCTGCGACGAGTCCTCCTCGCTGCTGACGTGGGGCGCGCTGAGATGTCAGAGAAAAAACAACAACGCGGTGTCATCACTGGCGTGTCCGTTGCTGAGTGATTACGGTTACAGCGTGGCGCCGCCGGAAGTGCAACCGGCGAATTGGTTTCTGAGAGAGTGGTTTGAGTCAGGTAAGGGGAAATTAGAAGAAGGACTGAGGCTTTGCGCGCACATTGGGTGCGGTCGACCGGAGACGCGGCCACACGAGTTTCGCCGGTGTTCGGTTTGCGGCAAAGTGAATTACTGTTCACGTGGATGTCAGGCGCTGGATTGGAAGTTGCGGCATAAGATTGAGTGTTCGCCGGTGGAAATGTACGGTGATGGTGGTGTTGATGTGGAGAATGAGTTTGTGGTCCCAAACGATGCCGTTTGA
- the LOC114416178 gene encoding uncharacterized protein LOC114416178 isoform X2 encodes MSNSGDANVTTEEQEAEAEQQSEEWETMARAWLCSFPEPKEVSMAEVEAWIDSNLASLPEGLRSMPRPDLCHRLISFQNCMRLPNQEREVNQLDLPHARFQRTDQWIPVYSWLETLDKEDVVKSKEISDWLTDNPKVQEQLCSRHSRYHLMHYIKKCHLKILKRREKKKGVEQPDKDSSLKVQKDVAMKHPAPPPCSSVSNLPKDSDLFLAKRNEAYRKYEILLELEKLLTPVFKKQPSVNQ; translated from the exons ATGTCGAACTCCGGCGACGCAAATGTAACCACAGAAGAGCAAGAAGCAGAGGCTGAGCAGCAATCGGAAGAATGGGAGACGATGGCACGAGCGTGGCTCTGCTCCTTCCCGGAGCCCAAGGAGGTGAGCATGGCCGAAGTCGAAGCCTGGATCGACTCCAACCTCGCCTCCCTCCCCGAAGGCCTCCGATCCATGCCCCGCCCCGATCTCTGCCACAGACTCATCTCCTTTCAGAATTGCATGAGACTCCCCAATCAG GAAAGGGAAGTGAATCAGCTCGATCTTCCGCACGCACGATTTCAGCGCACCGATCAGTGGATTCCGGTTTATTCGTGGTTGGAGACTCTGGACAAGGAAGATGTGGTTAAATCCAAGGAGATTTCTGACTGGTTAACTGATAACCCTAAGGTCCAAGAACAGTTGTGCTCGCGGCACTCGCGATATCATTTGATGCACTACATCAAGAAATGCCATCTCAAGATACTAAAaagaagggaaaagaaaaag GGTGTAGAACAGCCTGATAAAGACTCATCATTGAAGGTTCAGAAGGATGTGGCAATGAAGCACCCAGCCCCACCTCCAT GTAGTTCTGTAAGTAATCTGCCCAAAGATAGCGATTTGTTCTTGGCCAAAAGAAATGAAGCCTATCGTAAATATGAGAT TCTACTGGAGTTG
- the LOC114416178 gene encoding uncharacterized protein LOC114416178 isoform X1 has protein sequence MSNSGDANVTTEEQEAEAEQQSEEWETMARAWLCSFPEPKEVSMAEVEAWIDSNLASLPEGLRSMPRPDLCHRLISFQNCMRLPNQEREVNQLDLPHARFQRTDQWIPVYSWLETLDKEDVVKSKEISDWLTDNPKVQEQLCSRHSRYHLMHYIKKCHLKILKRREKKKGVEQPDKDSSLKVQKDVAMKHPAPPPCVLLFILPLNCSSVSNLPKDSDLFLAKRNEAYRKYEILLELEKLLTPVFKKQPSVNQ, from the exons ATGTCGAACTCCGGCGACGCAAATGTAACCACAGAAGAGCAAGAAGCAGAGGCTGAGCAGCAATCGGAAGAATGGGAGACGATGGCACGAGCGTGGCTCTGCTCCTTCCCGGAGCCCAAGGAGGTGAGCATGGCCGAAGTCGAAGCCTGGATCGACTCCAACCTCGCCTCCCTCCCCGAAGGCCTCCGATCCATGCCCCGCCCCGATCTCTGCCACAGACTCATCTCCTTTCAGAATTGCATGAGACTCCCCAATCAG GAAAGGGAAGTGAATCAGCTCGATCTTCCGCACGCACGATTTCAGCGCACCGATCAGTGGATTCCGGTTTATTCGTGGTTGGAGACTCTGGACAAGGAAGATGTGGTTAAATCCAAGGAGATTTCTGACTGGTTAACTGATAACCCTAAGGTCCAAGAACAGTTGTGCTCGCGGCACTCGCGATATCATTTGATGCACTACATCAAGAAATGCCATCTCAAGATACTAAAaagaagggaaaagaaaaag GGTGTAGAACAGCCTGATAAAGACTCATCATTGAAGGTTCAGAAGGATGTGGCAATGAAGCACCCAGCCCCACCTCCATGTGTGCTTTTATTCATCCTACCTCTAAATT GTAGTTCTGTAAGTAATCTGCCCAAAGATAGCGATTTGTTCTTGGCCAAAAGAAATGAAGCCTATCGTAAATATGAGAT TCTACTGGAGTTG